The DNA region ggaaagTGGCTGCGCTAGAACCCGCACGAAGCCAGGTCTCCTGAGCCCCGCTCACAGGAGCGGCATCCGAGTTTCCTTCCGTTTCTGCTTCCTTTGGGTTTGGAGCCGAAAGGTGGGCTTCCCGGGGCAGGTGCTCCCACGGGAAGGGCCCACCGCACAGCAGCCCTCCCGAAGACcctgggggaaggcagggagcagaCAGGCAGTGACCGTGGGGGCTCCGTGCACCTCAGGTTGGCCGTTTCAGCTAAATAGCACGGTGCTCCATTTACCGATGAGAAATGGTAGAAGTGTGCACCAGATTGCAAGTTCCAAAGGCTTCAGATTTCTTCAGATCACcctcatttgctttcttcctaaaACATTGGTTTTCTGGGTTGAAAACGCCCACATTGAAGTTTTTCCTCAAGCTAGAATTTGTAGAAAATTTAAACTCCTTATCCTTTCATGGGTTACATGGAAATTAATGTAAATAGGTTCTGGCTTAATTGTACTACTTGGCGGCCTGCAAAGGGTCTGCCACTTTTACTGTTGTTGAATcattttttcatgtaaataatCCTCGTTAGTGCTTTTTACCATGAGCAGGGGTTACAAAACCGAGACTGGAAGATGTGAGTACGACCTTTATGACAGACGGTCTCTTGTGGCATCACAGACAGAAGAATGCACAACCCCTGTGCTCTCCAAAGAGGGAGGGAATACagagaaatgctgctgcaaCACTAGCGCAGAGATAATCTTCAGGAAGATGACTActaacatttaattaaaaacacagagcagaTGCTCTGACTCTCTGCCAGGAACACCCGCCTGCCACCACCATTACTTACATGGATTAAACTCTATCTTAGCTTGGGGACTGGAGGGAGTGGCACGTGCGTGCAGGAACGCCACCTAAGATTTGAGGGTACCTGTAATTTTGGTAGCAATTTCCAGCACTATGCTGAAGGTGCAGCCCTTGTTTGTGAATGTAAAGGGGAGCCTTGACTGAGCCTCCATTTAATGCCACTTCCTACACGCACATTTCTGAGTAGCCTCAAATTCCTGCAGAGTTTAAGCTCAAATTAAACACGTTTACAACGTTTGTGGATTGTGCAGAAAACCTCTGAGGTCCTAGTCATCTACCAGCTGCAAACCACTGTTGTAAATATTAACAACTACTGAAAACTGAGTGGTTTTGCCCCATCAGCACCAGAATGTGCATCTCCCCATTTCTCATTCTGCAGGCAGCCCAGCTGAGCATCCTGGGGAGAGCAGCACACGGCAGGGCTGCGATTGGGGTGCCTCACAGCAGGGCCTGGGAAGAGCGCAGACTTGTCACATTAATTCTGAAGGCCTGGTGAAAGCCAGATGCCCGGTTCCCACTGCATAAAAATGTGTTGataatggttaaaaaaaaatcaccatctGCTATTGCAGGCTACTGATAGCGGTGGAATACTGTTACCAATGTGATACATGAGCACAGCTGAACAAGTCACAAGAATAAGTGGCTTCAAACTTGTGTAAATACACAGCATTGGTTTGGACTAAAAGGGACCCAGTGGCATTTGGCTGTATTATCCTATAAAGCTTCATGGAGAGTGTTCTGCTCTCTTAGGAACCTAGCTAGGCTATACTGTCTCAAGCTACACATTTCTCATGCTTTTAAGTGAGCGAGCTCTGGTACCCTGATGCAAGGGTGTACTTATCTGCAGGTTTAAGCCTGGGGCTTCTcgataacatttttttaaaagaacaatcaGTGATGATGAAAACGTGTTTGATGAAATACTAAAGCTGTATATTGAAATTAGGTATTAGATATTAGCCCAGACATGCTGCACCTTATAGTTTTAGTTTTCTATTTAGATGTTACCTGTTATATCCTTAACACTTAAGGAGTTTGAGTCAcgattttgtttgaaaatattaaaaattaaatttaaagtgGCAGCCTCGGAAATTAGTGCCCTGCAAGTCTTGTGTGTTACCCTTCCATCTGGTATGGTCTTCAatgcatatgtattttttccaagagCACCAAAGCTTGTAAAGTTCCAGTATCCTCGTGCTAAACGAGGTTCTGTTTAGAAACTGCTGTTCTGGGGAACTGcagtttttgaaaggaaaaaggaaaccaTACCCCAGATAACGCTAACTTTCAGAGCAATTTTGTTCTGCATTCATTTGAAAATCCAGATGAAAAATTGCCTGTAAATAAAAGAATGCTCTCAACAATGTGTGCCTACATACTCCTACAACAGTCCTTTCTTATAAAGTAAATCCAGTTGGTCATAAACCTCACTTCAGCCATATGGTAGATGCATGTAATACACATGCATAAAACTTCCTGGAGCACCAGTGCATGACCTCctacaagaagaaaagcatgagcagaCATCATTTCTCTGTGTTGTTTTAATTGCATGGCATTTAGTCCTGATGTTTTTAGCTACATCCACAAAGTAATTGTACAGATTCCTCCTGCAGGCCTCCCAGAACAAGAGAATTTGTCTTTCTACTCACCAGTGACAGCTTGAATCTGGCTCTGGTTGCAAAACCCAGCTCCCTCATTGAGTTggacaggaaaagcagctgcttaCACCATGCCCGAGCTCGGCAGCAGCAGGTAAGCAAGACACCAATGCAGCAGGACAACAAGCGGCATATGGACAGCCCTGGCAACCAGCTGCACTTTGTACTGGCCTCCACTGCTCCATGTTGGGCAGCACAGAGATAAAGGCAGCCAGGGGCCTCCCATTTTGGGTGGGAATGGTTCAGCTGAAGACATATGGTGATGCcaagccagcagctgcctgggaaggTCACTAGCACAACAGCgtgcaggcagctctggggtGTGCAGGTCTGCGGGCAGCACTTGGGCTGTGGCAGGCCGGGGGGCTACTGTCTCCCCGAGAGAAGCTGAGAGTGAAGGCGGGAGGTCCAGCTTGTGGGGCAGGCGGCAGACCAGGCCCCCTTCCTGGCAGGGAGGCGCGTGCAGGTCTGCTCTTGCGGCTGCAAAGGCACCACTGAAGGGCTGCCCTCGTCCCTGCGTGGCCATGGCAAGGACAGCCCTGGGGTGGCGCATCCGCGCCGCTGGGCCAAAGCCCTCCTGAGGGCAAGCTGGCTCTCCACCGCTGCTGAGGCTGCGGGGAACAGGCCCCCGGGCAGCGCCTTGCCGGAGCCCTGGCCTGCGCCTGCCGCGGACAAAGCGCCCCGCGGGAGGAGGGAGCCGGGACCCGGGGGCTGGCGCCGCCCCGGGGTCTGGCCGGGTTCCGCTCCGGCCTACCCAGCCGGCGGCCGCGGGCCCGCTCTCAGGGCGGGCGGCGCCCAGGCCACGTGTGCAGCCGGCGCGGGGCAGCGGCGCCCCCTACCGGACGCGCGGGTGCCGGCGACGCCTGGAGCGGAAAACGGGCCGCGGTGGCAGCGTCCCCGGCAGCGTCAGGGCCGGAGCCCTCCGCCGGTGGGGGGCGCGGAGACCGTGCCCGCCGGGGCAGTTGCGGTCCCCGCTGAGGCGAGGGTGCCGGCCGACCGCGTCGAAGGGCGGGGCGGGAGCGCAAGGGCAGGTGGGCAACGTgcgggggtgggtggggagagcGGCGGCGCCGCCCCCTTGAAAGAGGCCTGGCGGGTGGCTGAGCACCCAGGCGGTAGCGTGGCCGAGTGGTCTAAGGCGCTGGATTTAGGCTCCAGTCATTTCGATGGCGTGGGTTCGAATCCCACCGCTGCCAAGCTGTTTTGgccgcgccgcggcggcggctcctTTTCGCCGCGCCGGCGGCGAGCGGGGCCGGCACGGTTCGGTACGGTATAGCCTtcccgggccgggtccggcgGCCCGCGGCCGCTCGGGGGATGGGGCTGGAGTGGCCGGTCATGCCTGTTAAAATCGAATTATAGAAAGTTGTGGTATGTACTGGGGAAAGGGGCTTCTCCTCCTTGCGTCTCTtttggcttaaaaataaaatcagaaatactgATTTCGGCAGTTGTAGCTTCCCGCGCTGCGTCGGAGTTACTGCGCCCTCACCCGTAGGCCCGCGCCCGGCCTTCGCTACCTGCCCTGAGGCGACTGAGCCGAACTCCAAGCGCTCTCGCCTTCTCCAGAGTTCTCAGATCCATCCGTGACTCCCTCTCACCCCCGACCTTGATTCCTCTGGATCGCCCGTCTCATCTCCCCAGCTCTCCCGTCCCGCTCCCGACTGTTCCCTCCCCATGTTCCGGGCAGGGAAAGGTGCAGGTGCGGAGAGAGGGGTCTGTGATAAATCACCATCGTAAGTGGcggtgggaggcagggaggagggccTTCCACACCCCCGGCGGTTCAGGCTCATTTGAGCTGAACAAATTCAAAGTACATTTTTCACTTTAGCTACTGCAGGGCTTTGCTCAGCGCAGCTGCTATAATTTAGAAATTAGGTGCAAAAACATAGGCGTACCTAAAGTTCAGCTGATAAGCAGCTAAACTTTATTGTTAGTAGTTATCTGCAGTAACTACAGGAGGTAAAGGAAGTAGTACAAATATTAGAGCAACCCGTAGTGTCAGATTCCTGTACTGTGACATGAATGCACTTAGCTAATGTAACTTAGCTAATAACTTCAATTTAACTGAAATACACAGTTTTGAATTGTGAAAAAACCCCTAGGCCTCCAAAGTGCCACAAGGTGCTGTGGCAGGTGGCCACACCCCAGGGGTGCAATGGGAAGCGATTCTGCAACAGTGTGCACAGAGGCGCAGGGCAGACTTAGCAAAGTTTCAAGTACACTTTTATTTCCCCTCATATGCAGTGATACAGCTGATTCATGAAAGAAAGTCACACAGTGTGAACTGTCTGTATGGCTGGGATGTGTTATTCACAGTAATGTCTGTCCCTTTGCACATTCCCCAAGGTAGTGAGCCATGCCAGCAGCTGTGGTcggttttttctccttattttagCCATTTTTCTTTACCAGTAAAGCACTGCAGACTGGCTGTAGCTCTTGTTCTTCCTGCAGGTTTCATTGACTTCAGCAATcaatttggaaatttttttttttgggtgtgaAACGAACAGAGGCAACAATCTTGACCCTAGTGTGTTTCAGTGATTTGGCCATAACTGtgtactgtattttaatttctcaagtACAGCTACTGATATGttacagttttggttttaaatctaaaaataacTGCCCGTTTATTGCATTGGGACAAGTAACTATTGTGGAGATCGGAATGATCCAGGTAGCAGTACTGTGACTGTGTACGTGCAGTTTATGCAAGTCAGTGttgtctttctttaaaaaaatgcagaactgaAAGGCTATCAAatcttaaagaaagaaagatcaaACTTAAACTAAcaattaaagaaagcaaaactttgAGGAAGATGTGATGACGCTGGGCTTCTGGTCTGGATTTAATGTAATGGTCCACAGAATCGGCAAATGCAAACTTCTCTGGGCTGTACCCCAGCTGACTCCGCGCCTTGTCTATTCGAAATGTATGAGTTATAGAAATGTTCTGTACCTGTAGGGCAAAAGAGTCAACATACAAAGATATGAATACCTAGGGAATTGGAACAAAGTCTGTATAGCAAAGACACAGttaaaggaaatgtaaaataaaaaaacaccacaacatTATATCAATGTCCTATTGACATATgtcacattatttttaaaattgttcacTCAGAAAGGAGAATCTTGAAAGCccaaagaggcagaaaaagctGCAAAGCAGAATCTTCTAGTCTCAAAaacatccattaaaaaaatgttctgcaCTCTTGTTTATGTACCTAAGGAGGCAGACAAAAGCCATCTCTTAGATTACTAAATATCTTCAGAAATTAAGGCCCAAGTGACCAGCCAAAGCCATACAGAATACTGGGCCTTGGAAGGAAGGAGCTGAAGCAGTCTCTCCCACATGGCAAGCATAAGCTCTTACTTTTCAAAGATTATGGTAACGAGCATAATATTTTGCCTAAAATGTATGATGCATACATTTGCCTTGGAAACTGGAGGCTGAAGTAGTACTTGTGGATTTTACTTTCTGCTGACTTAATCTTAAATTGTACCCCAGTATTAACACGTACTTAAGTATCCTGTAAGAATTAAGGAGAGTTTACAAAGACTTTACCTCATTTCTAGTCAGCAGTGGGGACAGTTCAACAAATGGCTTCAGCGTCAGATGGAGGTATTCCATTATCATGGCTGCATAACAAAAGATTTCTACTTTAGGTAAGAGTAGTAAATTTCTATGCCTTTATGATTTTGGCATATCTCATGCTGTCCATAATAGTGAAGGATAATCACATGCCTAAGAGCCCGGGGCACCATTACTAATACCAACAGGACTACTTGCTCACAAGGGGCTGGATTTAATACTTCAGTCAGCATGAATTAGGGTGTTTGTGTGAAAAGGGTTTGGAGGGTTGGTGACAGGTCTAGTGAGAAGCTCATGAGATTTTATAAAACTAAATACTCCAAGTGGGATTCTGTCTTAGCTGCACATGGGGTTGGTTCTGGAGAGAGCACGTGTTACAGGAGAACAAGAAATTTACCCATGCAGCAAAGCAGATATTCTTCAGTGTCCTTCATGAAGTCATGGATTTTTACATTTAACTTTTGGTATTTATACCATTAACTCCACAAAGTTATAAATCTGTTAAGTCCTACATAAAACCTGTTTTTGTGGAACTTACTTAAATAACAGATCATTCTGGTTTCACACACTGCATACACACAGCATAGAGCTGAGCCTCACCCCTAACCTGCTGCGCACTGGATGAGCCCGCAgcatattatttttatacatgAAGCTGCAAATTGTgggcaaattaaaaaaaccccaaaacattatATTACAATTAGGAATGAGGGTAGTGTggacaggaaagagaaatgttAAATAGTTATAAAACACCTTTAATtagtatttatatattatttatattattacataattatattatttatatttattaaaatgataaaatactTTTACCTGATGCATAAACTAAGGAAGTAGGAATACGTATCCATGGCTTACTGCAACCTAATctttcaaactgaaataaattttaaaaacagtgaaaaaaccagaaacctCAAACAAGTTTTAAAGTTTCAATACAGTAGATATTTGTGGAAATATTTactgataaaacagaaaaattaatcattGCTGGTACTATttgagttttaatttttcagggGATTCCTATTAAATGTCACATGCAGACACTATGTAATTTTCAAGTGGCAgtcttaaaaaaaggaaaaaacaattagAATGATCGATCGAAATGTCATGGTGCTCTGATACCTAATTTAACATTGTGTCATATTTATGGTTTTGAGCCTATCATTTTGAGCCTATGTCTATTACAGATTAATAATTaggatttatattttttgtcCACCCAAAATAGCCACCGTTATCAGATGCACAACTCAGAAGAGGATATTGGTTTAGAAGGTCCTTTGGTCTCAGTGAAGACAGTTGctttaatgtaatattttagGTAGGCTTTGTTACAGCACTGATCACGCTGAATTTTAAGCAGGAATTAAACCAACATTCAGAACAGAGCTCTTATACCTGAAGCAAACATACCAAATGTAAGATGCATATAAAAGCTGGAGCTTTATACAGtcaaagaaattaatgtatttgGAGATAAAGTGTATGCATTGTACGTACAAGTGGAGTTAACCATTCAAAAAGGTTGAATTTTTCACCATCATTAATGAAATACACCTGGCCACTCTGTTAAAGAGGTAGAGGAGAGACAAGTTAGTAAAAACAATACTGCATATATATTGACTTATTCTTCTTTATCTCACTCCTTattaacagctgaaaaataatacagcaatATATTCATGGATGTACATCCAAGCCAACAAACTATCTACATGTGTTTCGGTCAGTTGCACTAATGTGTGCAATGAAATTGGTGGACAAGTGGGTTATGTGATTAACATGCCTTGGTATAACTTGTTTACTACCAATGTGCCTATACAGAATGTCTATACTGACTCTGCAGAGATTACCATGTGCACTGCAAGTGGTGCCACATCTAACTTGTGCTGTTAACACACGCTTGCTAAATGGTGGGACATGTGCTGCGCTCAGTCTAGTTAACTCATTGAAATCTCTAAGACTCCATCTGTGTAACCAAGGCGTAAGTCACCTCTTCTTCTTTTGCCTTTAGGGTTTTAGAAAAAGTAGTTTAATCTACCTTGAAAATCTTTCTAATACACTTTAAGGGTATTCTAGGGGCTTCTAGGTCAAATAAAAAACTGTGtttacaaggaagaaaacagttgCACCTATTTTTGAAATCAATGAACCCaaataaaatgtgctttcaTTTGCATATGGTATGGGAAGAACTGATAATCATAGTTCAGAACATTAAGTCTGGACCTATATACAGGGAAACAGGATAAATCTGCCTGAACTTCCAGTTTAATTCCCGACGTAGCAAACATTCTTTGTTCATCTTCCAGAAATGGCAAATATTATACtacaaaaatgcaaagatgGACATATCCTTACAGAACTGAATATTCCAACTCTTAACATGCTGCACAGCCAGTGCTGCCAGGTCCCACACTGTTCATAGCACATTGGTCAACTAAAACCAGAGACAACAACAGGACCATAACACATACTTAATTACTGCTGCTCCAGTAGTTACTGTAGTACAGGGTACAGTGGCAGGATCCACTGTCAAATGAACACTGTGGTGCTTTTATTGTTTACTTACAGCTATGTAGTTCTTTTCAGGGGTGAGAGCTTCAGCAGCTAGAATTTGAGCTTGTACAAGGTTCTGTGCATGCACCCAGTTCATTTTAGCAGAAGGATCCCCAAACTTGAAGCTAAGGAGCCCTCTCTCAATattcttctgcagaaataaacaaacatgaaaCCAAAGCAACATGGGTTTTAAAATGAGGTACAGTGCACTTTCTTGTCCAGCTGTTTGtctctacttaaaaaaaaaattacatgaatCCATTAAAAAGAGCCAAGAGGAGTGCAGAGCGCTCTAAAAATATTGCTCAGGAGGAAGGATCAAAGAACATATTGAACACAATATGTCCTGAATTTACAAAAAATGCAAGTCTATTCAAGGATAAGTAAAATATTGTATGGAAAGGTAAGATACAGTTCTGAATGGATCAAAAGTATTTGCAATATCAAATTTAATAGCtttggctgggaaaaaaatggaaagtaatGCTAGGtgtcacatttttcatttaacaggTACATTTTAGAAACTGCAAAATGTGACAGTTGCATAATGCCTTCAAGTGGGCTCATAATAAATAAGCTTGAAATCttgaacagaaattttaaaatactatttttttttccaggggcTAAAGAAAACATCTCAGTTTTAACTAAAATGACACTCACCAttcttaaaaagtattttatttagaagacGATGAAGTATATTTTGACTGACTTCAATATGATTCCCTACCTcagccacaaaacaaaaatgtttactttGTAGTAAGCTTGAAGCTATTCTTTCCTCAAAGCTGTGCGTAACTTAATATTGTACTGATTCTTCTAAAATAACTGACTCATACAGTTCTACAGGGATCGTATTCTAAACACTGTACCAGTCCTACAAGTTAAGAGACAGCGAGTGGAAAAGAGTAAAACATGAGCACCTCAGCTGTTTGCCCTTTAGTAACCTATTGTGCCAGGAGGTGCTTCCGACTCCTTAACTTGTTTCATTGGATAGTGAAAGCTGCTAATAGCTGAGACTGGAAATAAGATATTTTGCCGTATCtcttttcattaatattttaaaccaTTTGGTGTAAGTTGCATGTAGACAGACATTTGAAATATCATAGATTGGCCTGAGTCTTATAACTATATTAAGCATTAAATTATAAAGCTGGACTTACATCTGtttgcatgttaaaaaaaggcttttctaaTGTACTGTATGTTCTTTACAGATACAATGTAGTGCCTGTTAACAATAGTTCTAATATCCTCAACAGACAATTGAATTTATGAATTGCTGCCCAGTAAGAAATTCAGTCAATTTATAACACAAATAAGTGATGCTGTTGTATATCATAGAAAATTCTGCtggttaaaaaattaaaatacctaCTGCTAGCCTTGGCAAGTGTCTTTGCTCATCTGGTCCATAGATGCCTGGTGGGCGAAGAACACACGTATAGAGTATTCCACCTCCTAGAAGAATTGATAAGACCATTCTTCAGTGACTTTCACATGACTACGTTACATCTTTCTTTGTATGAATCAAAGACTGTGGTAGCAGAACTTACTCTGAAATTAATTAACTTCatcatcttaaaaaataatacacagCAAAAGATGTGAATTAGTAGCTGGATATTAAGTTGGCAGATCAGAACATGCAAAATAGCAAGGTAGGATTCAGAGAAGTCCTGCCAGCATAGTCAGGTTCCTAGAAATTACCAGATATTTCAAAACCTCTTTCTAACCAATCCTTTGTCTCTGTGCcaaagcagtgaatgaatgTGCCAACAGTGGTGATGAGTTTGCTGAAGTGAGCAAGGTATTGGTAAGAAAGTGGAATAAAACCAACTAATGTCACACAAAATTATTGATGGGAAACAGTGACTCACTAGCACTACAAGATAGAGCTGAAATGTTCTCaacagcaggcacagccagctcctgctAGAACTGCTCTAGAAGCCCTTGGTAACTTCAGTGGGGGAAAGTAAGGACCATCATAAAAATCCAGTCACTTCCCAAGTATCTCAGTTGGCTGGTTGGTTCATCATCTGCTAATAACTGAACCTGATGGTTCttgaaaacatgcaaaacaaTCCTGCTATGGCACAGGACCACAATGGGATGTTTGGAACAATGGCATTCTAGTTTCATTGAGAGATGCAGGACTGTGTATTGCTCCTAAAATGAAGAGGGTCTTTGATGTGAAGAGCtgctgaagaaagaggaagcaaggaaaaaaacctttatttttaaaactaagtaTATTGGAGTAGAATGCCCATCAATGACTTTATATCTCTTTATAGCCCTCTGCAAGTATCAAGTGGAGAGATTCTTTTCTGTAAGTTGTCTACAGCTAAATTTAGCTCAGTATCACTTTGACACATAGAATCACATTGCACTTTACATGAATTTGTTTTGCACTGGCAGTTATAGTATCTCACAGGTGAGCT from Phalacrocorax aristotelis chromosome 10, bGulAri2.1, whole genome shotgun sequence includes:
- the SDR42E2 gene encoding putative short-chain dehydrogenase/reductase family 42E member 2, producing the protein MKLTGIVGIQERYGAIFNMEEKLLHVSGNRRQYFTDRKLILSGVATPWHQTSNSKVNGTSMRAVVTGGGGYFGYKLGCALAKAGASVVLYDIHKPTWEIPNGVVCIQADVRDYDAIFAACEGADCVFHVASYGMSGREQLHREEIETVNIHGTRFIIDACKQRNITRLIYTSTVNVVFGGLPIEDGDEETVPYFPIEKHVDHYSRTKSIAEQMVLAANGTPLAGGGILYTCVLRPPGIYGPDEQRHLPRLAKNIERGLLSFKFGDPSAKMNWVHAQNLVQAQILAAEALTPEKNYIASGQVYFINDGEKFNLFEWLTPLFERLGCSKPWIRIPTSLVYASAMIMEYLHLTLKPFVELSPLLTRNEVQNISITHTFRIDKARSQLGYSPEKFAFADSVDHYIKSRPEAQRHHIFLKVLLSLIVSLSLIFLSLRFDSLSVLHFFKERQH